The DNA window CTGCAATTCGTTTGTTTTAGTATTTATACCACACAAAACAATATCCATACCGTCTTTATTCTCCTCTGTACTGGCTCCCTGCTTTAGTGTATTAATGATTTTATCTCGCAAAAGGTTTAATATTTCTGCCGGATCTATTGATTTTCTGGTATCAATGATTTCTTCCAAAAAAGACAAGCCCAACATCGTCATAAATCCGCCGGGCACACCATGTCCGGTACAATCTCCGGTTGCATAGTAAATAAAATCATCCTTTTTCCTTACCCAATAAAAATCACCGCTTACAATATCCTTCGGTTGAAACAAAACGAAACTATCGGCGAAGTGTTTATTAAAATCAATTTCGGTAGGAATGAAAGCGCGTTGAATTCTTTTCGCGTAATTAATGCTATCTGTAATTTCCTTCTTTTGCTCTACTACGGTGTTTCTCTCCTCCTCTATCACTTCCTTTGATTTGGCCAATTCAAGTCGACTCCTGATTTCATTTAAGGTTAAACGATAACGTGTACGAATCAGAAAGGCGCTAAACAGAGCTACAGTAAGCACCAATAAACCTCCGCTGATAACAAACTGATCAACACTTAAATTACTGTTTGCGGCGTAAAAAGCAATGTTGCAAATAACAGTGATGATGAGTAGAATGATAGAATAAATAAAATCCCAGTACACCAACATACCCACACCAATAAACAACACCATGTAGGCAAAAGCGTGCTTCTGTAAATGTTCCAAATCCATTACGCTCCACATATATGCGTTTTGTATGGAGATACCCAACACCAAAACGAAAAGCGTCATGTATATGTTAAGCTTATGGAATTTTTTGGAAAGCAGTATAAGTGCTGTAATTCCGGATACAGATGCTCTGAATAATAAAAACGGAATCCAATAATCAGGAATGATAAAATAATCGCTGATGAACCATACCAAATTCAGCACAACCCCTACCCAACAGGTAATTACCTGAAAACGTTCGGTGGAACGATAAAATTCATTTTCTACCTCCTGCTTGGAAACGGATATGTCAGTCGCAATCATATTAGATGCAATTTAGAAAATAAAACGTAAAATCAAAACACTAAATAATTAGTGTTGCTTTTTAGTAACCGTTTTAAGGTTTAAAAGGTTCATTGGATTGGTAGATAAGCCTTCTATGTTGTGGCTAACCAAGCGGATAATTTGGTCGTAGTATAATGGAATAACCGGAGCGTCGTCCATAACCATTTGATCCATTTTTTGATACAATACCGTTTTTATACTATCATTTGTCTCATGAATGGCGTTTTCAAATAAGATATCAAAATCAGGATTTTTGTAATGTGAAAAATTAAAGCCTGCCGGACAGAAATTTTTGCTGTAGAACATGCTCATGTAGTTTTCTTCATCGGCATAATCTGCCACCCATGATTTTTTATACATGTTATATTCGCATGAAGCAACCGCCTGACGTAAAACAGAAGGCTTATCAACACTGATTTTCATTTTCACATTGATTTCAGCTAATTGCGATTGAATAAACTCAACTTGCTCTTTGTAATTATCTGTAGTATGTAAAGTAATTTCAGGCAAGCCCTTTCCACCCGGGAAACCGGCTTCAGTCAGTAACTGACGTGCCTTATCCTGATTGAAAACGTAGCCCTTAATTTTAGTGGTATCGTATGCCTTTAATCCTTTCGGAATAAATCCGGCAGTAGCCGCAACACCCACATTATTTCTTAAATAAGTAATTAATTTTTGGCGGTCGAAACCATAATTAATTGCTTGGCGTACCTTTTTTAATCGTAAAGGAGAGTTTTTTACAATGTCGATGTTCTCATCTATTAAAATACCAACATAATCGGTTTTAAGGAAGGTTTGTTTTTGAAGTATAAACTTCTTAGCGTAAACATCGCGAAGTTCTCCGCTTTTATCTAACACCTCGTTAATATTAAAGGCATCAGCGCCACTTAACATATCAAACTTTCCGTTTAATAATTCCATAAAGGCAGTTTCACGGTCTTTTACAAACGAAACAGATACAGCATCTAAATAAGGTAACTTATTTCCTTTCTCATCAGTCTCAAAATAATTCGGATTTTTAATCATGTTAAGTTTCGTTCCTTCTTCCCACATTTTAAGAACAAAGGGACCGGTGCCTACGGGATTTCTTCTAAAATCCTGTTTGTATAAATCAACAGCTTCATGAGGTACCACTGAAAAATATTTCATGGTTAAAATATTCAAGAACGCACTGAATGGTTCTTTTAGATAAATCTCAAAAACAGAATCATTGATAGCGGCAAAACCACTGTAATTTGTTTTTTCGCTTCGGTCGATATTATTTAAAAGTGATAAAGCGCTGCTCACTTTTGCATCAAACAAGCGGTTGTATGAGAACACAAAATCTTTTGCCGTTACCTTACGGCCCTTTCCGTTTTCGAAAGCAGGGTTATCGTGAAAGTATACGTCGCTGCGTAAATAAAA is part of the Bacteroidota bacterium genome and encodes:
- a CDS encoding SpoIIE family protein phosphatase — encoded protein: MIATDISVSKQEVENEFYRSTERFQVITCWVGVVLNLVWFISDYFIIPDYWIPFLLFRASVSGITALILLSKKFHKLNIYMTLFVLVLGISIQNAYMWSVMDLEHLQKHAFAYMVLFIGVGMLVYWDFIYSIILLIITVICNIAFYAANSNLSVDQFVISGGLLVLTVALFSAFLIRTRYRLTLNEIRSRLELAKSKEVIEEERNTVVEQKKEITDSINYAKRIQRAFIPTEIDFNKHFADSFVLFQPKDIVSGDFYWVRKKDDFIYYATGDCTGHGVPGGFMTMLGLSFLEEIIDTRKSIDPAEILNLLRDKIINTLKQGASTEENKDGMDIVLCGINTKTNELQYAAANNSFYVVRNNEIMDMKADKQPCGFFHDPKPFTTQKFQLEKGDIVYTFTDGYADQFGGPKGKKFRYKQFEEIILTNHTKKFQLQKDTLMKAFYDWKGNMEQTDDVLVIGVKIN
- a CDS encoding ABC transporter substrate-binding protein; translation: MRKSLLLIAASALLAFSCGDEKKETSTKTVFNYNEMAGITSLDPAASSNLENIWAVNQLFNGLVQTDDKLNVIPCIAQKFSVSNDGLKYTFYLRSDVYFHDNPAFENGKGRKVTAKDFVFSYNRLFDAKVSSALSLLNNIDRSEKTNYSGFAAINDSVFEIYLKEPFSAFLNILTMKYFSVVPHEAVDLYKQDFRRNPVGTGPFVLKMWEEGTKLNMIKNPNYFETDEKGNKLPYLDAVSVSFVKDRETAFMELLNGKFDMLSGADAFNINEVLDKSGELRDVYAKKFILQKQTFLKTDYVGILIDENIDIVKNSPLRLKKVRQAINYGFDRQKLITYLRNNVGVAATAGFIPKGLKAYDTTKIKGYVFNQDKARQLLTEAGFPGGKGLPEITLHTTDNYKEQVEFIQSQLAEINVKMKISVDKPSVLRQAVASCEYNMYKKSWVADYADEENYMSMFYSKNFCPAGFNFSHYKNPDFDILFENAIHETNDSIKTVLYQKMDQMVMDDAPVIPLYYDQIIRLVSHNIEGLSTNPMNLLNLKTVTKKQH